The Edaphobacter sp. 12200R-103 genome contains a region encoding:
- a CDS encoding ABC transporter permease encodes MEFKEAVKIALQSLWANKLRSILTLLGVVIGVASVIAVVTLVNGANVYVASKVNRYGADTFTISKQPQIITSYEQYRQFQKRKNILLDDYLYIAENCRHCAQVGAQQTVTGKIVFGTESSTDTVIRGQTYAMPEMQNMNIVQGRGFTPTDDEHASHVALIGSDIQENLLKGEDPIGKEIRVDGVPYTIIGLGEKQGKTLGQSQDNWVAVPLSAFQKTYGTAKTLTIYAKAGGGEQVLESATDEARQLMRSDRHDRPGMEDSFTLETSDTFVGLWKSISQGFEAVAVAIAGISLVVGGIVIMNIMLVSVTERTREIGVRKALGAKRRDILIQFLIESGTMAMAGGALGVILGMGVAQVVTVLLGFPSTVAIWSIFAGLFVAAGVGIFFGVYPARKAADLDPIVALRSEM; translated from the coding sequence ATGGAATTTAAGGAAGCCGTCAAAATTGCCCTGCAGTCCCTTTGGGCAAACAAATTGCGATCCATCCTGACGCTGCTCGGGGTCGTCATCGGCGTGGCCAGCGTCATTGCGGTGGTGACGCTGGTCAACGGAGCGAACGTGTATGTGGCCAGCAAGGTCAATCGCTACGGCGCCGACACCTTTACCATCAGCAAGCAGCCCCAGATCATCACCAGCTACGAGCAGTACCGCCAGTTCCAGAAGCGCAAGAACATCCTGCTGGACGATTATCTCTATATTGCTGAGAACTGCAGGCACTGCGCCCAGGTTGGCGCCCAGCAGACGGTGACCGGCAAGATCGTCTTCGGGACCGAGTCGTCGACCGACACCGTCATTCGCGGACAGACCTATGCGATGCCTGAGATGCAGAACATGAACATTGTTCAGGGCCGCGGGTTTACGCCGACCGATGATGAGCATGCCTCGCATGTTGCCCTGATTGGGTCCGATATCCAGGAGAACCTGCTGAAGGGGGAGGATCCCATCGGCAAGGAGATTCGTGTGGACGGCGTACCCTACACGATCATTGGTCTGGGCGAAAAGCAGGGCAAGACGCTGGGGCAGAGCCAGGACAACTGGGTCGCGGTGCCGCTGTCGGCCTTCCAGAAGACCTACGGGACGGCGAAGACCCTGACGATCTATGCGAAGGCCGGAGGCGGGGAGCAGGTGCTGGAGTCCGCGACCGACGAGGCGCGCCAGCTAATGCGCTCGGACCGCCATGACAGGCCGGGCATGGAAGACAGCTTTACCCTCGAGACCAGCGACACCTTTGTGGGTCTGTGGAAGAGCATCAGCCAGGGTTTTGAGGCAGTTGCGGTCGCTATCGCGGGAATCTCACTGGTGGTGGGCGGAATCGTCATCATGAACATCATGCTGGTCTCGGTGACGGAGCGGACGCGAGAGATCGGGGTGCGCAAAGCTTTGGGAGCGAAACGGCGTGACATCCTGATCCAGTTCCTCATTGAGTCGGGCACGATGGCCATGGCAGGGGGAGCGCTCGGAGTGATCTTAGGCATGGGCGTGGCCCAGGTCGTCACGGTTCTGCTCGGATTCCCGTCGACGGTTGCTATCTGGAGCATCTTTGCCGGCCTGTTTGTAGCGGCAGGGGTAGGAATCTTTTTCGGGGTCTATCCGGCACGCAAGGCGGCGGATCTGGACCCCATCGTCGCGCTGCGGTCGGAGATGTAG
- a CDS encoding ABC transporter permease, producing MNLGDQREAVKMAFDQLRANKMRSALTILGIVIGVVTVIAISSVINGLNSRVSGMVEAMGTNVIWVFRFPVIGVRPTTEMLTRKQLTMEDAEAMAQLPHVVAVSPSLRYQNFQFNAGSVTAKYGTHKVESVSLEGDTTSSKDVYDWDIHEGRYFNETDQERASNVVVLGHDTAEDLFGLESPIGKEVQIEGRTFTVVGTLEKQKAAFGGGKNPQDNFAYFPITTFHKLHPEVLDYWISVKFDNQKNKAAVIDSITELLRRRRKVRNEAADNFAIFGSDSITRLWTQITGSLFLLMFGLSAVGLMVGGVGVMNIMLVSVTERTREIGVRKAIGANKRIILTQFTLEAVTLCALGGIIGILLGSAIAVGLSFVLSSTVSLLWVALAFLCSCAIGLVFGIYPAWKAANLNPIEALRYE from the coding sequence ATGAATCTTGGAGACCAGAGAGAAGCGGTCAAGATGGCGTTCGACCAGTTGCGCGCCAACAAGATGCGCTCGGCCCTGACCATCCTTGGCATCGTGATCGGCGTGGTGACGGTGATTGCGATCTCTTCGGTCATTAATGGGCTCAATTCGCGGGTTTCCGGCATGGTGGAGGCCATGGGGACGAACGTCATCTGGGTGTTTCGCTTCCCTGTGATCGGCGTGCGGCCCACGACGGAAATGCTGACCCGCAAGCAGCTCACCATGGAGGACGCGGAGGCGATGGCACAGCTTCCGCACGTGGTCGCGGTATCTCCTTCGCTGCGCTATCAGAACTTCCAGTTCAACGCCGGATCGGTGACGGCGAAGTACGGTACCCACAAGGTGGAGAGCGTCTCGCTGGAGGGTGACACCACCTCGTCGAAGGATGTCTATGACTGGGACATCCATGAGGGGCGCTACTTCAACGAGACTGACCAGGAGCGCGCCTCCAACGTGGTGGTGCTGGGCCATGATACGGCGGAGGACCTTTTCGGCCTGGAAAGCCCGATCGGCAAGGAGGTCCAGATTGAGGGCCGAACCTTTACCGTGGTGGGAACACTCGAGAAGCAGAAGGCGGCCTTTGGCGGAGGAAAGAATCCGCAGGATAACTTCGCCTACTTCCCCATCACGACCTTCCATAAACTGCATCCCGAAGTGCTGGACTACTGGATCAGCGTGAAGTTCGATAACCAGAAGAATAAGGCGGCGGTGATCGACAGCATTACGGAGCTGCTGCGCCGCCGCCGCAAGGTGCGCAACGAGGCCGCGGACAACTTCGCGATCTTCGGGTCCGATTCCATTACGCGGCTGTGGACGCAGATTACAGGCTCGCTGTTTCTGCTGATGTTCGGGCTTTCTGCTGTCGGCCTGATGGTGGGTGGCGTGGGCGTGATGAACATCATGCTGGTCTCGGTGACGGAGCGAACGCGCGAGATCGGCGTCAGGAAGGCGATTGGGGCGAACAAGAGGATTATCCTCACGCAGTTCACGCTTGAGGCCGTGACGTTGTGCGCGCTGGGCGGGATTATTGGGATCCTGCTGGGCAGCGCCATCGCCGTGGGGCTGAGCTTTGTCCTCTCGTCGACGGTGTCGCTGCTGTGGGTTGCGCTGGCGTTTCTGTGCTCCTGCGCGATCGGACTGGTCTTTGGGATCTATCCGGCGTGGAAGGCAGCGAACCTCAACCCGATTGAGGCGCTGCGGTACGAGTAG
- the hpnI gene encoding bacteriohopanetetrol glucosamine biosynthesis glycosyltransferase HpnI: MLANCIEGLTALLALAGIVYMALVLWSARDFHRACRRRSSAEEFAPDVSILKPVKGIDQRMYAGFVSHCRQQYAGRFEILFGVSSMDDPAVPEIERLKAEFPAIDIRLIECTQRLGTSGKVSNLVQMLEEARYEYVVINDSDILVSPRYLGRIMSCFRDSSHPAGKPVGLVTAPYVGHTPEKGAGLWSRLEALGISTDFFAGVLTARKLEGGIRFGLGSTLATTKTTLVEAGGLRSLVEYLADDYEMGVRIARAGYRVELSDEVVETSVPSYSFRGFSDHQLRWARSTRDSRKLGYVGLGITFCLPWAIFACVSSGFALWSFTLLSLALLARVSVALSVGVGVLHDGQVLRDLWLLPLRDLLAFGFWLWSFAGDTVVWRGEEFHLQKGRLSRVNDAG; encoded by the coding sequence ATGCTGGCAAACTGCATCGAGGGCCTCACTGCATTGCTGGCACTGGCCGGGATCGTCTACATGGCGCTGGTGCTTTGGAGTGCGCGCGACTTTCATCGGGCTTGCCGCAGGCGCAGCAGCGCGGAGGAGTTTGCTCCTGACGTCTCCATCCTGAAGCCGGTCAAGGGGATCGACCAGAGAATGTATGCCGGCTTTGTGAGCCACTGCAGGCAGCAATACGCCGGGCGCTTCGAGATCCTGTTTGGCGTCTCCAGCATGGACGATCCCGCGGTTCCGGAGATCGAGCGGCTGAAGGCGGAGTTTCCCGCGATCGACATTCGCCTGATCGAGTGCACCCAGCGGCTGGGAACCAGCGGCAAAGTGAGCAACCTGGTACAGATGCTGGAAGAGGCGCGCTACGAGTATGTCGTTATCAACGATAGCGACATACTGGTTTCGCCCCGTTATCTGGGCCGGATCATGAGCTGCTTCCGGGATAGCTCGCATCCGGCCGGAAAGCCCGTAGGGCTGGTGACGGCGCCTTACGTGGGTCACACGCCGGAGAAGGGCGCGGGCCTGTGGTCGCGGCTGGAAGCTCTGGGGATCTCGACGGATTTCTTTGCCGGGGTGCTTACGGCGCGAAAGCTCGAGGGCGGCATCCGGTTCGGACTGGGTTCGACGCTGGCGACAACGAAGACCACCCTGGTCGAGGCGGGCGGACTGCGGTCGCTGGTGGAGTATCTGGCTGACGACTACGAGATGGGTGTGCGGATTGCCAGGGCCGGATACAGGGTCGAGCTGTCGGACGAGGTGGTGGAGACCTCGGTTCCGTCGTACAGCTTTCGGGGCTTTTCCGATCATCAGCTCCGCTGGGCGCGCTCGACGCGCGATTCCCGCAAGCTGGGATACGTGGGGCTGGGGATAACGTTCTGTCTGCCGTGGGCTATCTTTGCCTGTGTCTCCAGCGGCTTTGCGCTGTGGAGCTTCACGCTGCTGAGCCTGGCCCTGCTGGCCCGCGTCTCGGTGGCGCTGTCGGTCGGGGTGGGTGTGCTGCATGACGGACAGGTGCTGCGCGATCTCTGGCTGCTGCCGCTGCGCGACCTGCTCGCCTTCGGGTTCTGGCTGTGGAGCTTTGCGGGTGACACGGTGGTGTGGCGCGGGGAAGAGTTCCATCTGCAGAAGGGCCGCCTGAGCCGGGTGAACGACGCCGGCTGA
- a CDS encoding deoxyribodipyrimidine photo-lyase yields MGRSRGEAREDREIEGGSAELNALTDDTRVTVRRPGKPDPNGRCVVYWMQRAQRGRDNHAVDVAVKAANVLGLPLVTYFAAISNFPHANLRHYAFLQQGLKDIEEDLAERGIAFVMRRSPHESHEHLFADVGAAMVIGDENPLREPERWRRELASRLRIPFWTVDADVVVPSKLMERAQYGAYTMRPRLYRLLPDYLQPYENLKAEHEWKRPRGFHGDVLDEDITRGWRDLDRSVLPVKAWTGGTHAARRRLHHFVEKILPDYEASRNRPEQDGTSCLSPYLHFGHIGPLTIALAVEAAVKKHPRLHPARDAFFNELIVWRELAVNFVRYTKHYDADECAEPWARKTIAEHARDEREFTYTLSQLEGAKTHDPLWNAAQSQMLHHGWMHNVMRMYWAKKILEWSPDISTAMRHAIHLNDKYFLDGRDPNGYAGLAWAILGKFDRAWNERPVFGKIRYMSGASTGRKFNSRLYMQQMEILPRQKGFDFAG; encoded by the coding sequence ATGGGAAGATCGAGAGGCGAGGCGCGGGAGGACCGCGAGATAGAAGGCGGTTCGGCCGAGCTGAACGCGCTGACAGACGATACGCGTGTAACGGTGCGTCGTCCGGGTAAACCCGATCCGAATGGCAGGTGCGTCGTCTACTGGATGCAACGGGCGCAGCGCGGAAGGGACAATCATGCCGTCGATGTCGCCGTGAAGGCGGCGAATGTGCTGGGGCTGCCGCTAGTGACGTACTTCGCGGCCATCTCCAACTTTCCTCACGCCAATCTTCGTCACTATGCATTTTTGCAGCAGGGCCTGAAGGACATCGAGGAAGACCTGGCGGAGCGCGGGATTGCATTTGTGATGCGCCGGTCGCCGCATGAGTCGCACGAGCACTTGTTCGCCGATGTGGGGGCGGCGATGGTGATTGGCGACGAGAATCCGTTGCGCGAACCGGAACGCTGGCGGCGTGAGCTCGCTTCACGGCTGCGCATTCCGTTTTGGACGGTGGATGCTGATGTCGTCGTGCCCTCGAAGTTGATGGAGCGGGCACAGTACGGCGCATACACGATGCGGCCAAGACTCTACCGCTTGTTGCCGGACTATCTGCAGCCATACGAGAACCTGAAGGCCGAACACGAGTGGAAGAGGCCCAGGGGATTTCACGGCGATGTTCTGGACGAGGACATCACGCGGGGCTGGAGGGATCTGGATCGCAGCGTGCTTCCGGTGAAGGCGTGGACAGGCGGAACGCACGCTGCGCGCAGGCGGCTGCATCACTTTGTCGAGAAGATTCTGCCGGACTATGAGGCATCGCGCAATCGCCCCGAGCAGGATGGAACCTCCTGCCTGTCGCCGTACCTTCACTTTGGCCACATCGGTCCGCTGACAATCGCGCTGGCGGTCGAGGCTGCGGTGAAGAAGCATCCGCGGCTGCATCCGGCGAGGGATGCGTTCTTCAACGAGCTGATCGTTTGGCGTGAGCTGGCGGTGAACTTTGTGCGTTATACGAAGCACTATGACGCAGACGAGTGTGCCGAGCCATGGGCCCGGAAGACCATCGCCGAGCACGCCCGCGATGAGCGCGAATTCACCTACACGCTAAGCCAGCTTGAAGGCGCGAAGACGCACGATCCCCTGTGGAACGCGGCGCAGAGCCAGATGCTGCACCATGGCTGGATGCATAACGTCATGCGGATGTACTGGGCCAAGAAGATCCTGGAGTGGAGTCCGGATATCAGCACCGCCATGCGCCATGCAATCCATCTGAACGATAAGTATTTTCTGGATGGCCGCGACCCGAATGGATATGCGGGGTTGGCATGGGCCATCCTGGGCAAGTTCGACCGCGCATGGAACGAGCGGCCGGTATTCGGCAAGATTCGTTATATGTCGGGAGCTTCGACCGGACGGAAGTTCAACTCCAGGCTATATATGCAGCAGATGGAGATTCTTCCGCGGCAGAAGGGGTTCGATTTCGCGGGCTGA
- a CDS encoding SDR family oxidoreductase, with product MAHFLITGGAGFIGSHLVHALLERGDQVRVLDNFETGLRKNLEPVRDRIELHEVDLADADAVRKACEGVDYIFHEGALPSVPRSVKEPRPSHEINIGGTFNVLEGARLAGVKRVVYAASSSAYGNQPGFPRVETMAPQPLSPYAVQKLTGELYMQAYWRVYGLETVCLRYFNIFGARQVPDSPYSGVMARFILMMMRGETPTIFGDGGQGRDFTHIENVVQANLLAMETPRDRVAGRVFNIACGERHTLNETYALLATLTGFKHPPIYGPEREGDVRDSLADITAAKEALGYAPEVGFEEGLRRTVAWYREEFVA from the coding sequence TTGGCACACTTTCTTATTACCGGCGGAGCGGGCTTTATCGGCTCGCACCTGGTTCACGCGCTGCTTGAGCGAGGCGACCAGGTCAGGGTGCTCGACAACTTCGAGACGGGACTCAGGAAGAATCTGGAGCCTGTGCGCGACAGGATCGAGCTGCATGAGGTGGACCTTGCAGATGCGGACGCGGTTCGCAAGGCGTGCGAGGGCGTGGACTACATCTTCCACGAGGGCGCGCTGCCCAGCGTTCCGCGCAGCGTAAAGGAGCCGCGGCCGAGCCACGAGATCAATATCGGCGGCACCTTTAATGTGCTCGAAGGCGCGCGCCTGGCGGGGGTAAAGCGCGTCGTCTATGCAGCGTCTTCTTCCGCGTATGGAAATCAGCCGGGCTTTCCGCGGGTGGAGACGATGGCCCCTCAGCCGCTATCGCCGTATGCGGTACAGAAGCTTACCGGTGAGCTTTATATGCAGGCCTACTGGAGGGTCTACGGGCTTGAGACGGTGTGCCTGCGCTACTTCAACATCTTCGGCGCGCGCCAGGTTCCGGACTCGCCGTACTCGGGCGTGATGGCGCGATTCATCCTGATGATGATGCGGGGCGAGACGCCGACGATCTTTGGCGATGGCGGGCAGGGTCGCGACTTTACGCATATCGAGAACGTGGTGCAGGCGAACCTGCTGGCGATGGAGACTCCTCGAGATCGGGTTGCCGGGCGGGTGTTTAATATCGCCTGTGGAGAGCGTCATACACTTAACGAAACGTATGCGCTTCTCGCAACCTTAACCGGGTTCAAGCATCCACCTATATACGGTCCTGAGCGCGAAGGAGATGTGCGCGACTCGCTGGCCGATATCACAGCAGCGAAAGAAGCCCTGGGCTATGCACCCGAGGTCGGTTTTGAAGAGGGTCTGCGCCGCACCGTCGCATGGTATCGCGAGGAATTTGTTGCTTAG
- a CDS encoding nucleotide sugar dehydrogenase, with amino-acid sequence MTPTNLAATTTTGLDGWLAAIDRRTARVGIIGLGYVGLPLTLLFSEEKFRVTGFDIDALKVSTLNAGDSYIHRIETDHIQAAQASGFRATSDFSEITGMDAVLICVPTPLNEDHTPDMSYVVSTIESIAPHLRAGQLVVLESTTYPGTTEEIVVETINRHGAGKGVRVLRNGAAPSNELDGVMVAFSPEREDPGNMITPRREIPKVIGGVDTRATAAASTLYGSVFRKTVPMSSPAAAEMTKLLENIYRCVNIALVNELKQLCGPMGIDIWEVIEAAATKPFGFQAFYPGPGVGGHCIPVDPFYLNWKAQQFGVQAKFIELAGEVNEAMPAYVVQCAARALERNGVAIKGAKVLVLGVAYKRDVDDLRESPSLIVIEKLRQAGAQVEYNDPFFPEVGRGRHYDLHMRSTPIENLDRFDCVLILTDHSLYNYGEIVSQAKLVVDSRNATRSIDSPKIVRC; translated from the coding sequence GTGACACCAACGAATCTCGCAGCAACAACGACAACAGGGCTGGATGGATGGCTGGCGGCGATCGATCGCCGCACCGCACGAGTGGGCATTATCGGACTGGGCTATGTGGGGCTTCCCCTGACCCTGCTGTTCAGCGAAGAGAAGTTTCGCGTTACCGGCTTCGATATCGACGCCTTGAAGGTCTCGACCCTGAATGCGGGCGACTCCTACATTCATCGCATTGAGACGGACCATATCCAGGCGGCACAGGCCAGCGGCTTCCGTGCGACCTCGGACTTCTCGGAGATCACCGGCATGGACGCCGTGCTGATCTGCGTGCCCACGCCCCTGAATGAAGACCATACACCGGATATGAGCTACGTGGTCTCGACGATTGAGTCCATTGCTCCTCACCTGCGCGCGGGTCAGCTGGTAGTGTTGGAGAGCACGACCTACCCCGGCACGACCGAAGAGATCGTCGTCGAGACGATCAATCGTCATGGCGCGGGCAAGGGCGTACGGGTTCTTCGCAATGGTGCTGCGCCCTCGAATGAGCTGGATGGCGTGATGGTGGCCTTCTCGCCGGAGCGCGAAGATCCGGGCAACATGATTACGCCACGCCGCGAGATCCCGAAGGTGATTGGAGGCGTGGATACTCGCGCCACGGCTGCTGCTTCAACGCTTTATGGCAGCGTCTTTCGCAAGACGGTTCCCATGTCTTCCCCTGCGGCGGCGGAGATGACCAAGCTGCTCGAGAACATCTACCGCTGTGTCAACATTGCGCTGGTTAACGAGCTGAAGCAGCTCTGCGGTCCGATGGGCATCGATATCTGGGAGGTCATTGAGGCCGCGGCGACCAAGCCCTTCGGCTTCCAGGCCTTCTATCCCGGCCCCGGTGTCGGAGGACATTGCATCCCTGTCGATCCGTTCTACCTGAACTGGAAGGCCCAGCAGTTCGGCGTCCAGGCGAAGTTCATCGAGCTTGCGGGTGAGGTCAACGAGGCGATGCCTGCGTATGTTGTCCAGTGCGCGGCTCGCGCTCTTGAGCGCAACGGCGTTGCGATAAAGGGAGCAAAGGTGCTGGTGCTGGGCGTTGCCTACAAGCGCGACGTGGACGACCTGCGCGAGTCTCCTTCGCTGATCGTGATCGAGAAGCTTCGCCAGGCGGGAGCGCAGGTGGAGTACAACGATCCCTTCTTCCCGGAGGTAGGGCGCGGCCGTCACTACGATCTGCACATGCGCTCGACGCCGATTGAGAATCTCGACCGGTTCGACTGCGTTCTGATCCTCACCGACCACTCGCTCTACAACTATGGTGAGATTGTCAGCCAGGCGAAGCTGGTCGTAGATTCCAGAAATGCCACGCGGTCGATCGACTCTCCGAAGATCGTGCGCTGCTAA